One stretch of Francisella sp. LA112445 DNA includes these proteins:
- a CDS encoding biotin--[acetyl-CoA-carboxylase] ligase, with amino-acid sequence MKNHKYIEQNLAEQIDDINIEYFETIGSTNDYLLEKEFTSKYHFCYADIQTKARGRRGDKWISEDKDNIYATLGFHCDFNISGDSLKSIKIALGVLQAIQKYILPEQQKYLKIKLPNDIYFKDQKLAGILIETKNIKKDNFDIIIGVGINVNMFNLNENIDREWTSLAIINNQQVDSSQLMVSLVKQIVSLFDMSDEKALVELSKYDYTLGKKITFTYDNQLIKGTAKGISKELKLNILSDDNKFFEFDLANVSKIRVVK; translated from the coding sequence ATGAAAAATCATAAATATATAGAGCAAAATCTTGCTGAGCAAATAGATGATATAAATATAGAATATTTTGAGACGATAGGCTCTACTAATGATTATCTTTTAGAAAAAGAATTTACTTCAAAATATCATTTTTGCTATGCAGATATTCAGACAAAAGCTCGAGGTAGAAGAGGTGATAAATGGATATCAGAAGACAAAGATAATATTTATGCAACACTTGGGTTTCATTGTGATTTTAATATCTCTGGAGATTCCCTCAAGAGTATTAAAATAGCATTAGGAGTTTTACAAGCTATTCAAAAATATATACTTCCAGAACAACAAAAATATCTAAAGATTAAACTACCTAATGATATTTATTTTAAAGATCAGAAGTTAGCAGGTATTTTAATAGAAACTAAAAATATTAAAAAAGATAACTTTGATATTATTATCGGTGTGGGTATAAATGTGAATATGTTCAACTTAAATGAAAATATTGATCGTGAATGGACTTCATTAGCAATTATAAATAATCAGCAAGTAGATTCATCACAACTGATGGTTAGTTTAGTGAAGCAAATAGTATCTTTATTTGATATGAGTGATGAGAAAGCTTTAGTTGAGTTATCTAAATATGATTATACGTTAGGAAAGAAAATAACCTTTACCTACGATAATCAATTAATTAAAGGAACTGCAAAAGGAATTTCAAAAGAGCTTAAGTTAAATATTTTAAGTGATGATAATAAGTTTTTTGAGTTTGATTTAGCAAATGTAAGTAAAATTAGAGTAGTAAAATGA